The Spirosoma foliorum genome has a window encoding:
- a CDS encoding SGNH/GDSL hydrolase family protein: protein MKKTILLSFAFICFTNLTVFAQQTTEYVWWNPAQSMFPVIEGQGWSGQSIQKPYDRLPAQAEKSVRKEVWSLSHNAAGLLIRFRASTDQVVVRYTVSGKQTALPHMPATGVSGVDLYAVNSDGNQLWCAGKYTFGDTIQYRFTGLEPNDPYHQKGREYRLYLPLYNSVSWLEIGVPQGVTFTPLAVRNDKPIVIYGTSIAQGACASRPGMAWTAILGRKLDRPIINLGFSGNGRLEKEVVDLLPDIDAKLYVLDCLPNLVATVGIKPDEIKSRIIESVKMLRQRKPLTPILLVEHAGYTEGSLNPTRRQLYTEVNELMQQAFAQLKSEGVQKLYLLPKSAINLSNDAMVDGTHPTDLGMQQYADAYERSIRPILNEPVGEISTMKPITQYRDARNYDWETRHNDILARLKTKPPRILFFGNSITHFWGGEPKSTPANGVDSWNASMEPLGVQNMGYGWDRIENVLWRVYHGELDGYSPAQIVLMIGTNNLQYNTDSEISEGLGFLVRAMQARQPNAAILMIGILPRRQMEARIAALNQRIAQVAGEVNATFIQPGTVFLKPDGKIDESFFSDGLHPNAEGYRQFAAKLVPYLKAPEPAPKARK, encoded by the coding sequence ATGAAAAAAACAATACTCCTTTCATTTGCATTCATTTGTTTCACGAACCTGACCGTTTTTGCTCAACAAACCACAGAGTATGTCTGGTGGAATCCGGCTCAGTCTATGTTTCCGGTTATCGAAGGCCAGGGTTGGTCGGGTCAATCGATTCAAAAGCCGTATGATCGCCTACCTGCTCAGGCCGAGAAAAGCGTCCGAAAAGAAGTCTGGAGTTTATCGCACAACGCAGCGGGACTTCTTATTCGATTCAGAGCCAGCACCGATCAGGTTGTTGTTCGCTATACGGTAAGCGGAAAACAGACGGCCCTCCCACACATGCCCGCAACCGGCGTTAGTGGAGTTGACTTATACGCCGTCAATAGCGACGGCAATCAGCTTTGGTGTGCAGGGAAATATACATTCGGGGATACTATTCAATACCGATTTACCGGCCTCGAACCCAATGATCCTTATCACCAGAAAGGACGCGAATATCGGCTCTATCTCCCGCTTTATAATTCTGTTAGCTGGCTCGAAATTGGCGTCCCCCAAGGTGTAACGTTCACGCCATTAGCCGTTCGAAATGATAAACCAATCGTCATTTATGGAACGTCTATTGCTCAGGGTGCCTGCGCATCGCGGCCAGGTATGGCCTGGACCGCCATTTTAGGTCGGAAACTGGATCGACCCATCATCAACCTGGGCTTTTCGGGCAATGGCCGATTAGAGAAAGAGGTCGTTGATCTATTGCCCGACATCGATGCTAAATTATACGTCTTAGATTGCCTCCCCAATTTAGTCGCTACAGTCGGCATCAAACCCGACGAGATAAAAAGCCGCATCATTGAATCAGTCAAAATGCTCCGGCAACGAAAACCATTAACGCCTATTCTCCTGGTCGAGCATGCGGGCTACACAGAGGGATCGTTGAATCCAACCCGGCGACAACTGTACACGGAGGTGAATGAGTTGATGCAACAAGCCTTTGCCCAGTTGAAAAGCGAAGGTGTCCAAAAACTGTATCTTCTTCCCAAATCGGCCATTAATTTGAGTAATGACGCGATGGTAGATGGTACGCACCCAACTGATCTGGGTATGCAGCAGTATGCCGATGCTTACGAACGCAGCATTCGCCCGATTCTGAACGAACCTGTTGGCGAAATTTCTACGATGAAGCCCATCACACAATATCGCGACGCACGTAATTACGATTGGGAAACCCGTCACAACGATATTCTGGCCCGCCTGAAAACCAAACCGCCACGAATCCTTTTCTTCGGCAACTCGATCACACATTTCTGGGGAGGAGAACCCAAATCAACCCCGGCAAATGGTGTTGACAGTTGGAACGCCAGCATGGAGCCGTTAGGCGTACAAAACATGGGTTACGGCTGGGATCGAATCGAAAACGTTCTGTGGCGCGTCTATCACGGCGAACTCGACGGTTATTCACCAGCTCAGATCGTCCTGATGATCGGCACGAATAACCTCCAATATAACACCGACTCCGAGATTAGTGAAGGGCTTGGCTTTCTGGTCCGTGCCATGCAGGCCCGGCAACCTAACGCAGCCATTTTGATGATTGGTATATTGCCCCGTCGGCAAATGGAAGCGCGTATTGCAGCCTTGAATCAGCGTATTGCTCAGGTCGCTGGCGAAGTGAACGCTACGTTTATCCAGCCAGGCACCGTATTTCTAAAGCCCGACGGAAAAATTGACGAGTCTTTTTTCAGCGACGGGCTCCATCCAAATGCCGAAGGCTATCGTCAATTCGCAGCCAAGTTAGTACCGTATCTGAAAGCACCAGAGCCAGCACCTAAAGCACGTAAGTAA
- a CDS encoding EboA domain-containing protein, translating into MNISQMSQTLFYLIEQQPNSEKAVNYLRQQVDSFHANPQVSAFYRVFTALPRFVGKQQVEVPEDMAFALERVRTGFTVTGWTMDRLARVWWLLQLPADDKEFYFNTISQLFKAAEMNELVALYSALPVLAYPESWKFQATEGIRNNIADVQSAIMLHNPFPADYFDEPAWNQLIMKAFFTDKDVTQIIGLNERNNARLAQTLADFAAERRAAGRSLPEHMEELM; encoded by the coding sequence ATGAATATCTCCCAGATGAGCCAAACGCTGTTTTATCTGATTGAACAGCAACCCAATTCTGAAAAAGCGGTAAACTACCTGCGCCAACAGGTGGATTCCTTTCACGCTAATCCGCAGGTTTCAGCGTTCTATCGTGTGTTTACGGCCTTACCTCGTTTTGTCGGGAAACAGCAGGTTGAAGTGCCCGAAGACATGGCTTTTGCGTTGGAGCGTGTTCGGACGGGTTTTACCGTTACGGGCTGGACAATGGACCGACTGGCTCGCGTGTGGTGGCTGCTTCAACTGCCGGCCGATGACAAGGAGTTCTATTTTAACACCATCAGCCAGCTATTTAAAGCGGCTGAGATGAATGAATTAGTAGCGCTTTATTCGGCGCTACCCGTGCTGGCTTATCCCGAATCGTGGAAATTTCAGGCAACAGAAGGTATTCGAAACAACATTGCTGATGTGCAATCGGCGATTATGTTACATAATCCTTTCCCAGCCGATTACTTCGATGAACCAGCCTGGAATCAGTTGATTATGAAAGCGTTTTTTACCGATAAAGATGTCACGCAAATTATTGGGCTGAACGAACGCAACAACGCCCGACTGGCCCAAACGCTGGCTGATTTTGCCGCCGAACGCCGAGCTGCCGGGCGCAGTTTGCCGGAGCATATGGAGGAGTTGATGTAA
- a CDS encoding OmpW family outer membrane protein, producing MKRIIAVIALLGLTTSAWAQYKNEYNPESSIYDRYVTFNISARYGVAFPMGSQQDYINKISPTNLALDAEWLFPKRFSIGLKTGYQYANQRFPRQVYQYEDQSISAVQTRTLSVIPAMISLSYYFAENSAAIRPYIQMAGGGAFVDYTNYFGPLADQKNGFKGAIAPAIGLKYYGRREQGFGAEIQAQYQNVFFNYDLLKNSAPSLMLSAGLVYRWY from the coding sequence ATGAAACGGATCATTGCAGTCATCGCGCTGCTTGGCCTGACAACGTCGGCCTGGGCGCAATACAAAAATGAATACAACCCGGAGTCATCAATCTATGACCGGTATGTCACGTTCAATATCTCAGCTCGGTATGGTGTCGCTTTTCCAATGGGAAGCCAGCAGGATTATATCAACAAAATATCACCAACTAACCTGGCTCTGGATGCTGAGTGGCTATTTCCGAAACGATTTTCAATAGGGTTGAAAACGGGCTATCAGTACGCTAATCAGCGCTTTCCAAGGCAAGTGTATCAGTATGAAGATCAGTCGATTTCGGCAGTTCAAACCCGAACCTTGTCCGTCATTCCGGCGATGATTTCCCTCTCGTACTACTTCGCGGAGAACTCAGCTGCCATTCGGCCTTACATACAAATGGCAGGCGGTGGTGCTTTTGTGGATTACACTAACTATTTCGGCCCACTCGCCGATCAGAAGAATGGCTTCAAAGGAGCCATTGCCCCTGCTATCGGTTTGAAATACTATGGCCGACGTGAACAAGGGTTTGGTGCCGAAATTCAGGCGCAGTATCAGAATGTATTTTTCAATTATGACCTGCTAAAAAACTCAGCCCCCTCGCTGATGCTATCGGCAGGGCTTGTGTATCGGTGGTATTAG
- a CDS encoding DUF4136 domain-containing protein, with protein sequence MNMLQQRKSEKGSLWAILLLLMVGIGFTACRDNAVNDLSPADSPVYITNYDQSVNFSQYKTFSLPDSVIVESNDAYAMAQNSISTRFVTNVASALTSRGFQRVAKGDTADLGVAIIRVNNQYTGISSNPYSYYSNYWGYGGFGGYGYSPYYPSYYTYQVTDQYWEIQIVDLKNRPTTSNGQQQLNVIFDATIRGTDVTDTQAVDLATTAIFNQSPYLKATQTL encoded by the coding sequence ATGAATATGCTTCAACAACGCAAGTCAGAAAAAGGGAGCCTATGGGCGATACTACTGCTGCTGATGGTTGGTATCGGGTTTACTGCCTGTCGCGACAATGCGGTCAATGATTTAAGCCCAGCCGATAGCCCCGTTTATATCACAAACTACGACCAATCGGTAAACTTCAGTCAGTACAAAACGTTTAGCCTGCCCGATTCGGTTATTGTTGAGTCGAATGATGCCTATGCGATGGCGCAGAACAGCATCTCAACGCGCTTTGTGACGAACGTAGCGAGCGCCTTAACCAGTCGGGGGTTTCAGCGAGTAGCAAAGGGAGATACAGCTGATTTGGGGGTGGCCATTATACGGGTCAACAATCAGTACACGGGGATTTCGTCAAACCCTTATTCGTACTATTCAAACTATTGGGGGTATGGCGGTTTCGGCGGGTATGGCTATTCGCCGTATTATCCTAGCTATTACACCTATCAGGTCACGGATCAGTACTGGGAAATTCAGATCGTTGATCTGAAAAACCGGCCAACAACCAGTAACGGTCAGCAGCAATTGAACGTCATTTTTGATGCGACAATTCGAGGAACAGACGTGACAGATACGCAGGCTGTCGATCTGGCAACTACTGCCATTTTCAATCAATCACCTTATTTGAAGGCCACCCAAACACTATGA
- a CDS encoding TatD family hydrolase has protein sequence MDFMDSIRGMSFFDMHVHMTSRTTDDYQAMADAGVVALIEPAFWLGQPRTGVDSFRDYFASLVGWERFRASQFGIRHYCTIGLNSKEANQEELAEQVMEILPLFIYKEGVVGVGEIGFDDQTAAEDKYYRAQLDLAKEAGLPVQIHTPHRDKKQGTTRSMDIALEHGLDPGMVIVDHNNEETVREVLDRGFWAGFTIYPFTKMGNERMVEIVKQYGPERIMINSAADWGISDPLAVPKTAALMKQRGISDEAIKLVTFTNAVTAFAQSGQLSLEDLTQPIGIDQSQRYNGSSILRGGQAPRVDKESTIIK, from the coding sequence ATGGATTTTATGGATTCCATTCGGGGCATGTCGTTTTTCGATATGCACGTCCACATGACCTCCCGAACTACTGACGATTATCAGGCTATGGCCGACGCGGGCGTAGTCGCTTTGATTGAACCTGCTTTCTGGCTGGGACAACCCCGCACGGGTGTTGATTCATTCCGGGATTATTTCGCTAGCCTGGTTGGCTGGGAGCGATTCCGGGCCTCGCAATTTGGTATTCGACATTATTGTACGATTGGACTCAATTCGAAAGAAGCGAATCAGGAAGAATTAGCCGAGCAGGTTATGGAAATCCTGCCGTTGTTCATCTATAAAGAAGGGGTAGTTGGTGTTGGCGAAATTGGTTTCGACGATCAAACAGCCGCCGAGGATAAATATTACCGAGCGCAACTGGATTTGGCGAAAGAGGCTGGTTTGCCGGTCCAAATCCACACCCCCCACCGCGACAAAAAACAGGGTACCACCCGTAGTATGGACATTGCCCTGGAACATGGTCTGGATCCAGGCATGGTAATTGTCGATCATAACAATGAAGAAACAGTGCGCGAAGTGCTTGATCGGGGTTTCTGGGCGGGCTTTACCATCTATCCATTTACCAAAATGGGGAACGAACGGATGGTTGAGATTGTAAAACAGTACGGACCCGAACGCATCATGATCAACTCAGCCGCCGATTGGGGCATCAGTGATCCACTCGCTGTTCCAAAAACGGCTGCTTTGATGAAACAACGTGGTATTTCGGACGAAGCAATTAAACTGGTAACGTTCACCAATGCAGTAACGGCCTTTGCCCAAAGTGGTCAACTGAGTCTGGAAGATCTTACTCAACCAATAGGCATCGACCAAAGTCAACGGTACAACGGCAGCTCAATCCTCCGTGGAGGACAGGCACCACGAGTAGACAAGGAATCAACAATCATAAAATAG
- the eboC gene encoding UbiA-like protein EboC (EboC, a homolog the polyprenyltransferase UbiA, belongs to system of proteins involved in the trafficking of precursor metabolites to an extracytoplasmic compartment so that the biosynthesis of certain natural products, such as scytonemin, can be completed.) yields MLKALLSLTRPANLVTAVADVLAGMAIAGYFLIPDSSPAPAGWLSLATVGLYGGGVVFNDVFDAELDAIERPERPIPSGIVSKSTAIGLGIALLIVGIGASFMVNPTSGFLAIAISIASLVYDRFGKHHNLLGPVNMGLCRGLNLLLGVSILPDQVLPWAWVGLVPIAYIAAITMISRGEVHGGSPTTLRFAGILYALVIGCVAALAQRQQQLGTALPFLALFGYYIFPPLWRAVKEPVGKNIGMAVKAGVLSLIVMNAAWVAAFANFPMAFLVFCLLPLSRFLAKAFAVT; encoded by the coding sequence ATGCTCAAGGCGCTTCTCTCCCTCACCCGTCCCGCGAATCTGGTAACAGCCGTTGCCGATGTACTAGCGGGGATGGCTATTGCGGGCTATTTTCTGATCCCTGATTCGTCGCCCGCACCCGCTGGCTGGCTTTCGCTGGCAACGGTTGGCCTTTATGGAGGAGGAGTCGTTTTTAACGATGTGTTCGATGCCGAATTAGATGCCATCGAGCGCCCGGAACGCCCCATACCAAGTGGCATTGTTAGTAAATCGACGGCTATTGGACTAGGTATTGCCTTGCTAATTGTAGGAATTGGCGCTTCGTTTATGGTTAACCCGACGTCGGGTTTTCTGGCTATTGCCATTTCCATTGCATCGCTGGTTTACGACCGTTTCGGGAAACACCACAATTTGCTGGGGCCAGTTAATATGGGCTTGTGCCGGGGGCTGAATTTGCTATTGGGTGTCAGTATCTTGCCCGATCAGGTGCTGCCCTGGGCTTGGGTCGGGCTAGTTCCGATTGCGTATATTGCCGCCATCACCATGATTAGCCGGGGAGAAGTGCATGGCGGAAGTCCGACTACCCTGCGCTTTGCAGGTATTTTATATGCCCTTGTGATTGGTTGTGTAGCCGCACTGGCGCAACGCCAGCAACAATTGGGTACAGCTTTGCCATTTTTGGCCCTGTTTGGCTACTATATTTTTCCGCCCCTCTGGCGTGCGGTTAAAGAACCCGTTGGCAAAAATATAGGAATGGCCGTTAAAGCAGGTGTCTTATCCCTGATTGTGATGAATGCCGCCTGGGTAGCGGCTTTTGCCAACTTCCCAATGGCTTTTCTGGTGTTCTGTTTATTACCGCTGTCGCGGTTTCTGGCGAAAGCATTTGCTGTGACATAA
- a CDS encoding BrxA/BrxB family bacilliredoxin: protein MYPPHLLVPMREDLTSVGFEELTTADAVVNTMENAEGTMLVVVNSVCGCAAGAARPGVKAALAASAVKPDKMVTVFAGGDLDAVAKMREYLLPYPPSSPAIGIFKDGELVHFIERHHIEGRSAQMIAQHLEMALEEFCTPANA, encoded by the coding sequence ATGTATCCTCCTCATTTGCTTGTCCCAATGCGGGAAGACCTGACCAGCGTTGGGTTTGAAGAATTAACGACTGCCGATGCAGTGGTGAACACAATGGAAAATGCCGAAGGCACTATGCTTGTTGTCGTGAATTCGGTATGTGGTTGTGCAGCTGGTGCGGCTCGTCCAGGTGTGAAAGCGGCTTTAGCTGCCAGTGCCGTGAAACCCGACAAAATGGTGACTGTATTTGCCGGTGGTGATCTGGATGCGGTCGCTAAAATGCGGGAGTATCTGTTACCTTATCCTCCATCATCGCCAGCTATTGGTATTTTCAAAGATGGCGAATTAGTGCATTTCATTGAGCGGCACCACATTGAAGGCCGTTCGGCACAGATGATTGCCCAACACCTCGAAATGGCGCTGGAAGAGTTTTGTACGCCAGCTAACGCGTAA
- a CDS encoding DUF59 domain-containing protein, with amino-acid sequence MTDEELKEQVVLALKGVYDPEIPVDVYELGLIYDIKIFPVNNVYILMTLTSPSCPSAGSIPAEIEEKVRAIDGVNDVSVELTFDPPYSTELMSEVAKLELGFM; translated from the coding sequence ATGACAGACGAAGAATTAAAAGAACAAGTCGTATTAGCGCTTAAGGGTGTGTATGACCCCGAGATTCCGGTGGATGTATACGAGCTGGGGCTGATTTACGATATCAAGATATTTCCGGTCAACAACGTCTATATTCTGATGACGCTGACCTCGCCTTCTTGCCCTTCAGCAGGTTCTATTCCTGCTGAGATCGAAGAGAAAGTACGGGCTATTGACGGTGTCAACGATGTAAGCGTTGAACTGACCTTCGATCCCCCCTACTCTACCGAACTTATGTCGGAAGTAGCTAAATTAGAACTGGGATTTATGTGA
- a CDS encoding SufE family protein: MTINEKQDEIIEEFDSLDNELKEVGFDLSERLLQKTDYIMDLGQKLPSMPESDKTEDNRIFGCQSVVWLTARMQDDKLYFSGDGDQYAKISKGIISLLIRALSGAKPEEIANANLYFIDKIGMQSFISSRRTGGLASMVERMKAYGREYSGQEA, from the coding sequence ATGACAATTAACGAAAAGCAGGACGAGATCATTGAGGAGTTCGACTCCCTCGATAATGAGCTTAAGGAAGTTGGATTCGATCTGAGCGAGAGATTACTTCAGAAGACGGATTATATAATGGACTTAGGTCAAAAATTACCATCAATGCCTGAATCAGATAAAACTGAAGATAATAGAATCTTTGGTTGTCAGTCTGTTGTCTGGTTAACCGCTAGAATGCAAGATGATAAGCTGTATTTTAGTGGTGATGGCGACCAATATGCAAAAATTTCAAAGGGTATAATTAGCCTTCTTATTCGTGCTTTATCAGGTGCAAAGCCTGAGGAAATTGCTAATGCTAACCTATATTTTATTGATAAAATTGGCATGCAAAGCTTCATTTCCTCAAGAAGAACTGGTGGCTTGGCATCAATGGTTGAACGAATGAAAGCTTACGGACGCGAGTATTCAGGCCAAGAAGCATAG
- a CDS encoding DUF433 domain-containing protein, with protein MIKLLKRINEPDTPNVLPTIRSTTITVEQVHYELMLRTSHDLILAKYPDLENEDIQAVWVYKAFQNNKDGVIDLQELISTLKTLPKKVSLLQLYDHIDFIFQIQKGVAETVEEIGTPHEQVMREMREYITGLKAKANLNDN; from the coding sequence ATGATAAAGTTACTAAAACGCATTAATGAGCCTGATACTCCTAATGTATTGCCCACAATTCGCAGTACCACAATAACCGTTGAGCAAGTACATTATGAGTTGATGCTTCGAACCTCTCACGATCTAATTCTAGCTAAATATCCTGACTTAGAAAATGAAGACATTCAAGCCGTATGGGTTTATAAAGCGTTTCAGAATAACAAAGACGGAGTTATTGACTTGCAAGAGTTGATTAGTACGTTAAAGACGTTACCTAAAAAAGTTAGCCTTCTACAATTGTACGATCATATTGACTTCATTTTTCAGATACAGAAAGGAGTTGCGGAGACTGTTGAAGAAATAGGAACACCTCATGAGCAAGTTATGCGTGAAATGAGAGAGTACATTACAGGTCTGAAAGCTAAAGCAAACCTAAATGACAATTAA
- a CDS encoding cysteine desulfurase, with the protein MQLAIDNMLDIQRIRQDFPILDQEINGRPLVYFDNAATNQKPLPVINALTQYYEGYNANIHRGIHHLAEQATAAFEASRRAVQSFLNAKHWQEIIFTYGTTDGINLVAQSYGRNFLKAGDEIIVSTMEHHSNIVPWQMLCEEKGCILKVIPINDEGELLLDEYEKLLSEKTKFVSCVHVSNSLGTINPVKFIIDKAHEVGAVVLIDGAQASSHLELDVQALDADFYVLSAHKLYGPTGMGVLYGKKDILDAMPPYRGGGEMIKEVTFAKTTYSDLPYKFEAGTPNIADVVAVKTALEYMAALGKENIAAHENDLLQYATAQLSELDGLRIIGQAKDKIGVISFVLDGIHHQDIGVILDQQGIAVRTGHHCTMPLMQRLGIAGTTRASFAVYNTRDEVDRLVVGLRRVQKMML; encoded by the coding sequence ATGCAACTAGCCATAGATAATATGCTTGATATTCAACGGATTCGTCAGGATTTCCCAATACTTGATCAGGAAATTAACGGTCGTCCGTTGGTCTATTTCGACAATGCCGCTACCAATCAGAAGCCGCTGCCGGTTATTAATGCCCTGACCCAATACTACGAGGGCTACAATGCCAACATTCACCGGGGAATTCACCACTTGGCGGAGCAGGCAACCGCTGCCTTCGAAGCCTCACGCCGGGCGGTTCAGTCCTTTTTGAATGCCAAACACTGGCAGGAAATCATCTTCACCTATGGTACCACCGATGGTATCAACCTAGTGGCTCAGAGTTATGGGCGGAATTTTCTGAAAGCAGGCGATGAGATCATTGTTTCAACGATGGAGCACCACTCCAACATCGTTCCCTGGCAGATGCTCTGTGAAGAAAAGGGCTGCATTCTGAAAGTTATTCCAATAAACGACGAAGGCGAGTTATTGCTGGATGAGTACGAAAAACTACTATCCGAAAAAACCAAATTCGTTTCCTGCGTACACGTTTCCAATTCGTTGGGAACCATCAACCCTGTCAAATTCATCATCGACAAAGCCCACGAAGTTGGCGCCGTTGTCCTGATCGACGGGGCACAAGCCAGTTCCCATCTTGAACTCGACGTTCAGGCACTCGATGCCGATTTCTATGTACTCTCGGCCCATAAACTTTACGGCCCGACAGGCATGGGAGTCCTCTATGGCAAGAAGGATATACTGGACGCCATGCCGCCGTACCGAGGTGGTGGTGAGATGATAAAGGAGGTCACGTTTGCGAAAACAACCTATAGCGATCTGCCCTACAAGTTTGAAGCGGGCACCCCTAACATTGCCGATGTAGTAGCGGTTAAAACGGCCCTTGAGTACATGGCAGCTTTAGGTAAAGAGAACATTGCCGCTCACGAAAACGACCTGCTCCAATACGCAACGGCGCAGTTGAGTGAATTGGACGGGTTACGAATTATAGGGCAGGCTAAGGATAAAATCGGCGTTATTTCCTTTGTGCTGGACGGTATTCACCACCAGGATATTGGTGTCATTTTAGACCAGCAGGGTATCGCCGTTCGGACGGGTCATCACTGCACCATGCCTTTGATGCAACGTCTGGGTATTGCCGGAACTACGCGGGCCTCCTTTGCGGTTTATAACACCAGAGATGAGGTTGACCGACTGGTAGTAGGGTTGCGTCGGGTTCAGAAAATGATGTTGTAA
- a CDS encoding esterase-like activity of phytase family protein, with the protein MRQLLVLTLFLTLGGAAFGQSLQFTFEGDSLTLPLVRDSLRGISGLEIVPSTGEWHFVSDRGWHFVFTNIKTIRDLRDDSHLKLAQKTPFWFESIRYNTQSSTYFWTDEHEFVTSVLYGKAVRDSTSQILLKIPLAAPNKGLEGLAMTSTGALWVAPEAGWEGETRISQDTITFFRYPNPLAADPVVERFAYPINRCTFAQGEERVGGISEILAIDDQRVLVLERCYDASQKRVTANLYIATPNEQTHTLTKELAFDFNRQFPGNVCNLEAMAWADEQHQTLVLMADDNFKQNRTLRNQVIVLRKR; encoded by the coding sequence ATGAGACAACTACTTGTACTTACTCTATTTCTCACTCTTGGTGGTGCTGCATTCGGACAAAGCCTTCAGTTTACTTTTGAAGGAGATTCATTAACCTTGCCATTAGTTCGGGATAGCCTCCGGGGAATCTCAGGTCTCGAAATTGTTCCGTCTACAGGCGAGTGGCATTTTGTGAGCGACCGTGGCTGGCATTTTGTCTTTACGAACATCAAAACTATCCGCGACTTACGGGATGACTCACACCTGAAACTGGCTCAGAAAACCCCGTTCTGGTTTGAAAGTATCCGCTACAATACACAAAGCAGCACGTATTTCTGGACTGACGAACATGAATTTGTTACGTCGGTACTTTATGGAAAAGCCGTTCGTGATAGCACCAGTCAGATTTTATTAAAAATACCGCTCGCAGCTCCGAACAAAGGGTTGGAAGGGCTGGCTATGACCTCTACAGGCGCTTTATGGGTAGCTCCCGAAGCGGGCTGGGAAGGCGAAACACGCATAAGTCAGGATACGATTACATTCTTTCGCTATCCAAATCCGCTCGCTGCCGATCCGGTTGTCGAACGCTTCGCCTATCCGATCAATCGTTGTACTTTTGCACAAGGAGAAGAGCGCGTAGGTGGTATTTCGGAAATATTAGCCATTGATGATCAGCGCGTACTGGTATTGGAACGATGCTACGATGCTAGTCAAAAACGGGTGACGGCCAATTTATACATAGCCACGCCCAATGAGCAAACCCATACGTTAACCAAAGAACTGGCCTTCGATTTTAACCGCCAGTTTCCGGGCAACGTCTGCAACCTCGAAGCAATGGCCTGGGCCGACGAGCAACACCAGACATTAGTACTCATGGCCGACGATAATTTCAAGCAGAATCGAACGCTACGAAATCAGGTGATTGTTTTACGAAAACGATAG